In one Geoglobus acetivorans genomic region, the following are encoded:
- a CDS encoding nitroreductase family protein, which translates to MSGGSCIGVIASRRKTVRKFSSESFDLSLIIESIDVAKEAPSGKNAQPWHFVVVRDPKLKENIRKVCEDSEKKFYSNVRGELAEWLKSKGLSWKKPFLTEAPYIIAIFAYKKAPYSRESVWLAVGYLLLALEERGLASLTYTPPNRDEVAQLLKCPPEYRLEVLIPVGFSEDDKAKEPRKNIDEITSLDYFGVKLGEKELNNKTVQGKT; encoded by the coding sequence GTGTGATTGCCAGCAGGCGCAAAACAGTCAGAAAGTTCAGCTCAGAAAGTTTCGATTTGAGTCTCATTATTGAGAGTATAGACGTGGCGAAGGAAGCTCCTTCAGGCAAGAACGCCCAGCCCTGGCATTTTGTAGTAGTGAGAGATCCCAAACTAAAGGAGAACATCAGAAAAGTGTGTGAGGATAGTGAGAAAAAGTTCTACTCCAACGTCAGAGGAGAGCTTGCGGAATGGTTGAAAAGCAAGGGTTTGAGCTGGAAAAAGCCCTTTCTGACAGAGGCTCCATACATAATCGCAATTTTCGCCTACAAGAAAGCTCCGTATTCGAGGGAATCAGTCTGGCTTGCTGTAGGATATCTGCTCTTAGCTCTTGAGGAGAGGGGACTCGCAAGTCTTACATACACACCGCCGAACAGAGACGAGGTTGCCCAGCTGCTGAAATGTCCCCCAGAATACAGGCTGGAGGTCCTGATTCCTGTGGGATTTTCGGAAGATGACAAGGCAAAAGAGCCGAGGAAGAACATTGATGAAATAACGAGTCTGGACTATTTTGGAGTAAAACTGGGTGAGAAGGAGTTAAATAACAAAACAGTGCAGGGGAAAACATGA
- a CDS encoding DsrE family protein, whose product MRIGIVIYSNDAETVWNAYRFANFALKAGDEVKVFLLGKGVECENMNDERFNVREQMEEFVKNGGKIYACGTCLKIRDSSPELCPVSTMKDMYEIVKESDRVLTF is encoded by the coding sequence ATGAGAATCGGAATCGTGATTTACTCGAACGATGCTGAGACAGTCTGGAACGCATACAGGTTTGCGAACTTTGCCCTGAAAGCCGGAGACGAGGTAAAGGTCTTCCTGCTTGGAAAGGGTGTTGAGTGCGAGAACATGAATGATGAAAGGTTCAATGTCCGGGAGCAGATGGAGGAGTTCGTGAAAAACGGCGGGAAAATATACGCCTGCGGAACCTGTCTGAAAATCAGAGATTCCTCTCCGGAACTCTGTCCGGTTTCCACGATGAAGGACATGTACGAGATCGTGAAGGAAAGCGACAGGGTTCTTACTTTTTAA